From a region of the Deinobacterium chartae genome:
- a CDS encoding MarR family winged helix-turn-helix transcriptional regulator, producing the protein MEVRTDERRTRPSLEHEVFLAVQRLAGDLSHQAGELLKNAGLSSPQYNVLRILRGARNQGLTCGEIGERMLSKDPDVTRLLDRMERQGLVVRTRERADRRVVTSRITEKGLDLLAQLDEPVAELHHRQLAHLGSEKLGQLLSLLQEARFPER; encoded by the coding sequence ATGGAAGTGCGAACCGACGAACGCCGAACCCGACCGAGCCTCGAGCACGAGGTCTTTTTGGCGGTCCAGCGGCTGGCCGGGGACCTGAGCCATCAGGCCGGAGAGCTGCTCAAGAACGCCGGGCTCAGCAGTCCTCAGTACAACGTCTTGCGCATTCTGCGCGGGGCCCGCAACCAGGGTCTCACCTGCGGTGAGATCGGGGAACGCATGCTTTCCAAGGATCCGGACGTGACCCGCCTGCTCGACCGCATGGAGCGGCAGGGCCTGGTGGTCCGTACCCGCGAGCGCGCCGATCGGCGCGTGGTTACCAGCCGCATTACCGAAAAGGGCTTAGACCTGCTTGCCCAGCTGGACGAACCGGTAGCCGAGCTGCACCACCGGCAGCTGGCGCATCTGGGCAGCGAGAAGCTGGGTCAACTGCTGAGCCTGCTGCAAGAAGCGCGTTTTCCCGAGCGCTAA
- a CDS encoding VOC family protein produces MNPTPPTYRLPAPLTLGPVELSVASLERSLNFYQQVLGLQVIERRDGQAQLGVPGRMLLILTELPGALPAPARSSGLYHFALLLPSRADLARFVRHLASTGVRVGLSDHWVSEAFYLNDPDGHGIEVYRDRPRSEWRYANGQPLMGSDPIDVPGLLREAGTEAFWAGLPAGTVMGHVHLRVSDLRPTRDFYHGVLGLDIVTEAMPGALFVATGGYHHHFGLNVWHSQGGRPAPQGSARLERVWVNLSAADLEALCAHLSGVRWPYTLEDGVLELRDPAGNLLAFCA; encoded by the coding sequence ATGAACCCGACTCCGCCCACCTATCGCCTGCCCGCCCCCCTGACCCTCGGTCCGGTTGAACTGAGCGTCGCCAGCTTGGAGCGCAGCCTGAACTTCTACCAGCAGGTGCTGGGCCTGCAGGTCATCGAGCGGCGGGACGGACAGGCCCAGCTGGGTGTGCCCGGCCGCATGCTGCTGATCCTGACCGAGCTGCCCGGTGCGCTGCCTGCCCCCGCGCGCAGCAGCGGACTGTACCACTTCGCGCTGCTGCTGCCCTCGAGGGCCGATCTGGCGCGCTTCGTGCGTCACCTTGCCAGCACCGGCGTACGGGTGGGGCTCTCGGACCACTGGGTCAGCGAGGCTTTTTACCTGAACGACCCGGACGGGCACGGCATCGAGGTGTACCGCGACCGTCCGCGCAGCGAGTGGCGTTACGCGAACGGCCAGCCGTTGATGGGCAGCGATCCCATCGATGTACCGGGGCTGCTGCGCGAAGCGGGAACCGAAGCCTTCTGGGCCGGGCTGCCCGCAGGCACGGTGATGGGCCACGTGCACCTGCGGGTCTCGGACCTGAGGCCCACCCGTGACTTCTACCACGGGGTGCTGGGCTTGGACATCGTGACCGAGGCGATGCCCGGCGCTCTGTTCGTCGCGACCGGCGGCTATCACCACCATTTCGGGCTCAACGTCTGGCACAGTCAGGGTGGCCGTCCGGCCCCGCAGGGCAGCGCGCGCCTCGAGCGGGTTTGGGTGAACCTGTCTGCTGCGGATCTCGAGGCCCTGTGCGCGCACCTCAGCGGGGTGCGTTGGCCTTATACCCTCGAGGACGGCGTTCTCGAGCTGCGCGACCCTGCGGGAAACCTGCTGGCTTTCTGCGCCTGA
- the ilvA gene encoding threonine ammonia-lyase, biosynthetic, which yields MDVEYLQRILTSRVYDVAVETPLQAAPQLSERLGNRVFFKREDMQPIYSFKLRGAYNKISQLSEAERAAGVLAASAGNHAQGVAYSAQRLGIRATIVMPATTPQIKVQAVRARGAEVILTGDSYSDAEAHAYALQRERGLTFVHPYDDPEVIAGQGTIGIELMKQVPHGDFTVFVPIGGGGLIAGIAVFLKSLNPRIRVIGVEPEDSDAMARSLEAGERVSLQQVGIFVDGVAVRRVGEHTFALTQKYVDEVVRVSIDEVCAAIKDIFDDTRAVMEPAGALAVAGLKRYARQQNLEGQTLVALTCGANMNFDRLRHVAERAEVGEHREAIFAVTIPETPGSFKAFRQALGHRNITEFNYRYAPREQAQVFVGIQMERPDLRPQLAQELRDMGYGVVDLTKNEVAIVHIRHMVGGRAPEAKHERVYSFDFPERPGALLEFLSSMRETWNISLFHYRNHGSAHGRVLVGVQVPDPERPAFEAFLEELGYSYRDETENPAYQLFLT from the coding sequence ATGGACGTCGAGTACCTCCAGCGCATCCTCACCAGCCGCGTGTACGACGTGGCGGTCGAGACTCCCCTCCAGGCCGCCCCACAGCTCTCCGAACGCCTGGGTAACCGGGTCTTTTTCAAACGCGAGGACATGCAGCCCATTTACTCGTTCAAATTGCGCGGGGCCTACAACAAGATCAGCCAGCTCAGCGAGGCCGAACGCGCCGCTGGAGTACTCGCCGCCTCCGCCGGAAACCACGCCCAGGGCGTGGCCTACTCGGCCCAGCGCCTGGGAATCCGCGCCACCATCGTCATGCCCGCCACCACCCCCCAGATCAAGGTTCAGGCGGTACGCGCGCGCGGCGCCGAAGTGATCCTGACCGGCGACAGCTACTCGGACGCCGAAGCGCACGCCTATGCCCTGCAGCGTGAACGCGGCCTCACCTTCGTTCACCCGTACGACGATCCCGAGGTGATCGCCGGACAGGGCACCATCGGCATCGAGCTGATGAAACAAGTCCCCCACGGCGACTTCACCGTGTTCGTTCCGATCGGCGGCGGCGGCCTGATCGCCGGCATCGCCGTGTTCCTCAAGAGCCTCAACCCGCGCATCCGCGTCATCGGGGTAGAACCCGAAGATTCCGATGCCATGGCCCGCTCGCTCGAGGCCGGAGAACGCGTCTCGCTACAGCAGGTGGGCATCTTTGTAGACGGCGTGGCGGTACGCCGGGTGGGTGAACACACCTTCGCCCTCACCCAAAAATACGTTGATGAGGTCGTCCGGGTCTCGATCGACGAGGTATGCGCGGCCATCAAGGACATCTTCGACGACACCCGCGCGGTCATGGAACCCGCAGGGGCGCTGGCAGTCGCCGGCCTCAAGCGCTACGCGCGCCAGCAGAACCTCGAGGGGCAGACCCTCGTTGCCCTCACCTGCGGGGCCAACATGAATTTCGACCGCCTGCGCCACGTGGCCGAACGCGCCGAAGTCGGGGAGCACCGCGAGGCCATCTTCGCAGTGACCATCCCCGAGACTCCCGGCTCCTTCAAGGCCTTCCGCCAGGCTCTCGGGCACCGCAACATCACCGAGTTCAATTACCGCTACGCACCGCGCGAACAGGCCCAGGTGTTCGTGGGCATCCAGATGGAGCGCCCGGACCTGCGCCCTCAACTGGCCCAGGAACTGCGCGACATGGGCTACGGCGTGGTTGACCTCACCAAGAACGAGGTGGCCATCGTCCACATCCGGCACATGGTCGGTGGGCGCGCGCCCGAGGCAAAACACGAGCGGGTCTACAGCTTCGACTTTCCCGAGCGACCCGGAGCACTGCTCGAATTCCTGTCCTCGATGCGCGAAACCTGGAACATCTCGCTGTTTCACTACCGCAATCACGGCAGCGCCCACGGCCGGGTGCTGGTCGGCGTTCAGGTCCCCGACCCCGAACGGCCTGCCTTCGAGGCTTTCCTCGAGGAGCTCGGCTACAGTTACCGGGACGAGACCGAGAACCCCGCCTACCAATTGTTCCTGACCTGA